From a single bacterium genomic region:
- the tsaD gene encoding tRNA (adenosine(37)-N6)-threonylcarbamoyltransferase complex transferase subunit TsaD, with amino-acid sequence MPPMLVLGIESSCDETAFSVVENGTRVLSNAIASQIDLHRRFGGVVPEIASRAHLECCVPLMRQSLEEAGASLDDVDALAVTRGPGLAGCLLVGVEYAKGLALRRGKPLIAVHHIAGHLYSPFIGRETNAWGEPTDGPASTSEPYLGLVISGGHSSLVHVQGPTEFEILGETLDDAVGEAYDKVAKLLGLGYPGGPLIDQAATNGDPKAFDLPRPVMHTKDFNFSFSGLKTAVARLVEEREAGGHNALDEQFVADVAASFQAAAIDVLLKKTGRALKQTGLSRLALAGGVACNRGLRAAVAKRFAKIQVAIPDPEYCTDNAAMIAGLGYHLAAETSKDANFGMNAAPSMNLVPAAKWRDG; translated from the coding sequence ATGCCGCCCATGTTGGTTTTGGGCATCGAAAGCTCCTGCGATGAGACGGCTTTCTCCGTTGTGGAGAATGGCACCCGCGTGCTTTCCAACGCCATCGCCTCGCAGATCGACCTGCACCGCAGATTCGGCGGCGTCGTGCCCGAAATCGCCAGCCGAGCCCACCTGGAGTGCTGCGTACCACTGATGCGGCAATCCCTGGAAGAGGCCGGCGCCAGCCTGGACGACGTGGACGCGCTGGCGGTGACGCGGGGGCCCGGGCTCGCCGGGTGCCTGCTTGTCGGCGTCGAGTACGCCAAGGGCCTTGCCCTGCGCCGCGGAAAGCCCCTGATCGCCGTTCACCACATCGCTGGACACCTGTACTCACCGTTCATTGGTCGCGAAACGAACGCCTGGGGTGAGCCGACTGATGGACCCGCCTCGACGAGCGAACCGTACCTCGGACTCGTGATCAGCGGAGGCCACAGCAGCCTGGTTCACGTGCAAGGCCCGACCGAATTCGAAATCCTCGGCGAGACCCTCGATGATGCGGTGGGGGAGGCCTACGACAAGGTAGCAAAGCTCCTGGGACTCGGCTATCCAGGCGGACCGCTGATCGATCAGGCGGCCACGAATGGCGATCCGAAGGCTTTCGACCTGCCCCGGCCCGTCATGCACACGAAGGATTTCAACTTCTCGTTCTCGGGACTGAAGACCGCCGTGGCACGCCTCGTCGAAGAACGCGAAGCCGGCGGGCACAACGCGCTCGACGAGCAATTCGTCGCGGATGTGGCAGCATCGTTCCAGGCTGCGGCCATCGATGTCCTACTGAAGAAGACCGGCCGGGCGCTCAAGCAAACTGGCCTGAGCCGTCTGGCGCTCGCCGGCGGTGTTGCCTGCAATCGCGGCCTTCGAGCCGCCGTCGCGAAGCGATTCGCGAAGATTCAGGTCGCGATTCCCGACCCGGAATACTGCACGGACAACGCCGCCATGATCGCCGGATTAGGCTATCACCTGGCCGCGGAGACGTCGAAAGATGCGAATTTTGGAATGAACGCCGCCCCGTCCATGAACCTGGTTCCGGCGGCGAAGTGGCGCGACGGCTAA
- a CDS encoding radical SAM protein — protein MAAVINKLKGLGKRLAGREEPLPFPETLSIESSYACNLKCVMCPRHFDESLQGMFQLQMFKDRILPVLPRFKYLHLTGWGEPLMNKDLVEMLRLAKEAGVWSCFTTNGLLLKEPLSRRVLETGVDTINISCDASEPEVYEQVRGKGTFKILMERMAHMDALRKEMNAPTRLEWTFVMMKTNLHQLPDAIRLAAEKNFERFTAKHMETGIDRSDLDHAMWDTGIAADLTPEWNEKYAATVAEARKVAEEVGIELIVHPRRFEVNGECLVRPTNMIFVDYKGNVSTCCYLNKLDVKPYIAPEDRPTEDGVIGNLSLTKFVELLDSDEYDRFRRQWKRGEVPKACYGCVNLNRMQTKE, from the coding sequence ATGGCTGCTGTGATCAACAAACTGAAGGGGTTGGGCAAACGCTTGGCTGGACGCGAGGAACCGCTGCCGTTTCCGGAAACGCTGAGCATTGAGTCGTCGTACGCGTGCAATCTGAAGTGCGTGATGTGTCCGCGGCATTTCGACGAGTCGCTTCAGGGCATGTTCCAGTTGCAGATGTTCAAGGATCGCATCCTGCCGGTGCTTCCGCGGTTCAAGTATCTCCATCTGACCGGGTGGGGCGAACCGCTGATGAACAAGGACCTGGTGGAGATGCTGAGGCTGGCGAAGGAAGCCGGCGTCTGGTCCTGCTTTACGACGAACGGCTTGCTGCTGAAGGAGCCATTGTCGCGCCGTGTGCTGGAAACCGGCGTGGATACGATCAACATCTCGTGTGATGCGTCGGAGCCGGAGGTCTACGAGCAGGTTCGCGGCAAGGGCACGTTCAAGATTCTGATGGAACGCATGGCGCACATGGATGCGTTGCGCAAGGAAATGAACGCACCGACCCGACTGGAGTGGACGTTCGTCATGATGAAGACGAACCTGCATCAGTTGCCGGACGCGATTCGTTTGGCGGCAGAGAAGAATTTCGAGCGCTTCACCGCGAAGCACATGGAGACGGGAATCGATCGCTCCGATCTGGATCATGCGATGTGGGATACCGGCATCGCTGCTGATCTGACGCCGGAATGGAATGAGAAGTACGCGGCGACGGTCGCAGAAGCTCGCAAGGTCGCAGAAGAGGTCGGCATCGAACTGATTGTGCATCCACGCCGGTTTGAGGTGAATGGCGAGTGCCTGGTGCGGCCGACGAACATGATCTTCGTCGACTACAAGGGCAACGTATCGACGTGCTGCTATCTGAATAAGCTGGACGTGAAGCCCTACATCGCACCGGAAGATCGCCCGACGGAAGACGGCGTCATCGGAAATCTGAGCCTGACGAAGTTCGTCGAGCTTCTGGATTCAGACGAATACGACCGGTTCCGGCGCCAGTGGAAACGCGGCGAAGTGCCGAAGGCGTGCTACGGCTGCGTGAATCTGAATCGCATGCAGACGAAAGAGTAG
- a CDS encoding sensor histidine kinase: MTKGVRIGIVAFFAIGVTVAHYVISPDASGTHELLQRVYYIPIVLAGLWFGCRWGLITAGLISIAYFPHALHGWHMPHTTLPFRILEMVMFHVIGGLTGFLSEREEAALDAEKEARAQEQSARLGREQAYERLRERTEELFTLEEQLRRSDRLAALGRLSAGFAHEIRNPLASIKTSVEILRDRWRHECQEAPEGASGEDDDPDFYEILIEETERLNKTVERFLEFARQEKNQSEDVRATCLVDEAIRKTRDLLIHEAEKRGIEIRLEFSEESVEVPYAEPHIRQVFLNLLLNAMDAVGKNGWIRVGLARKAEFAMVSVEDSGPGIRADMASRIFEPFFSTRDTGTGLGLSIVDRIISSKGGRIRLDQTSLPSSRFCLEFPYRAEEEDSFAREVGVG; encoded by the coding sequence ATGACGAAGGGAGTTCGCATCGGGATTGTCGCTTTCTTCGCCATCGGCGTAACGGTGGCGCATTATGTGATTTCGCCGGATGCGAGTGGAACGCACGAACTTCTGCAGCGTGTGTACTACATTCCAATCGTTCTGGCGGGGCTTTGGTTCGGGTGCCGTTGGGGCCTGATCACGGCAGGGCTGATCAGCATCGCGTACTTCCCGCATGCACTGCACGGATGGCACATGCCACATACCACTCTGCCCTTTCGCATTCTCGAAATGGTGATGTTCCATGTGATCGGCGGCCTCACCGGCTTCTTGTCTGAACGAGAGGAGGCCGCACTGGATGCCGAGAAGGAAGCGCGTGCGCAGGAGCAGAGCGCGCGACTCGGTCGAGAGCAGGCCTACGAGCGATTGCGCGAGCGCACGGAAGAGCTCTTCACGCTGGAGGAACAGTTGCGGCGATCGGATCGCCTGGCGGCGCTGGGACGATTGAGCGCCGGTTTCGCCCACGAGATTCGCAATCCACTCGCGAGCATCAAGACCTCGGTGGAGATCCTGCGCGATCGCTGGCGCCACGAGTGCCAGGAAGCACCGGAAGGCGCGAGCGGCGAGGATGACGATCCGGATTTCTATGAAATCCTGATCGAGGAAACAGAGCGTCTGAACAAGACGGTCGAACGCTTTCTGGAGTTTGCGCGGCAGGAAAAGAACCAGTCTGAAGATGTGCGCGCGACGTGCCTCGTGGATGAGGCCATTCGCAAGACGCGCGATCTTCTGATCCACGAAGCTGAGAAGCGCGGGATCGAGATTCGATTGGAGTTCTCTGAAGAATCTGTCGAAGTGCCGTATGCGGAGCCTCATATTCGTCAGGTTTTCCTCAATCTCCTCCTGAACGCGATGGATGCAGTCGGAAAGAACGGGTGGATTCGCGTGGGACTAGCGCGAAAGGCAGAATTCGCAATGGTGTCCGTCGAGGACTCCGGCCCGGGAATTCGAGCGGATATGGCGTCGCGCATCTTCGAGCCGTTCTTCTCGACTCGAGACACGGGAACGGGTCTTGGCTTGTCGATCGTGGATCGGATTATCTCCTCAAAGGGCGGCCGGATTCGGCTCGATCAGACTTCACTTCCCTCGTCGCGGTTCTGTTTGGAATTCCCCTACAGAGCTGAGGAAGAGGACTCGTTTGCGCGCGAGGTTGGGGTGGGCTGA
- the def gene encoding peptide deformylase, protein MAILEIRKYGDPVLRETAKPIEEVTDELRRLAEDMGETMYSAAGIGLAANQVGDLRRILVIDVRQSDDADTPRARKAKRSGDRPRHLEVYLNPEILESSELDGPYTEGCLSIPEVEGEVYRPLSIKLRWMDLDGEIHEEEVDEIRARVLQHEIDHLNGVLFVDHLGTVKRKLLAGKLNRIKKATMAMMEG, encoded by the coding sequence ATGGCGATTCTGGAAATTCGGAAGTACGGCGATCCAGTCCTGCGGGAGACGGCGAAACCGATTGAGGAAGTGACCGATGAGTTGCGGCGACTGGCCGAGGACATGGGCGAAACGATGTACTCGGCGGCAGGGATTGGCCTCGCCGCGAATCAGGTCGGAGACCTGCGCCGGATTCTTGTGATTGACGTTCGGCAGTCCGACGATGCGGACACGCCGCGGGCCCGAAAGGCGAAACGCTCGGGCGATCGGCCGCGCCACCTGGAAGTCTACCTGAACCCCGAGATTCTTGAATCGAGCGAGTTGGACGGCCCCTACACGGAGGGCTGTCTGTCGATCCCGGAGGTAGAAGGGGAAGTCTATCGCCCGCTGTCGATCAAACTGCGCTGGATGGATCTGGACGGCGAAATCCACGAGGAAGAAGTGGATGAGATACGCGCGAGGGTGCTGCAGCACGAGATCGATCACCTGAACGGGGTGCTGTTTGTCGATCACCTCGGCACGGTGAAGCGCAAGCTGCTGGCTGGGAAGCTGAATCGCATCAAGAAGGCAACGATGGCGATGATGGAAGGTTAG
- the moaC gene encoding cyclic pyranopterin monophosphate synthase MoaC: MADSKKSLTHLDPKGDVHMVDVGEKDRTAREAIAEGELHARPDVLDALFGGELKKGDALAAARVAGILASKRTPDLIPLCHPIATSYASIDITRATDRDCAIVRATVRVTERTGAEMEALTAASVALLTLYDMAKALQKDMRIEAVRLRKKTGGKSGDLELP; this comes from the coding sequence ATGGCAGACTCGAAGAAGTCTCTCACGCACCTCGACCCCAAGGGCGACGTTCATATGGTTGACGTTGGTGAGAAAGACAGGACCGCTCGCGAAGCCATCGCCGAGGGAGAACTCCATGCCCGCCCCGATGTCCTCGACGCGCTCTTCGGGGGAGAACTGAAAAAGGGCGATGCACTCGCAGCCGCTCGAGTGGCGGGCATTCTCGCATCGAAGCGGACGCCGGATCTCATTCCCCTCTGTCATCCCATCGCGACGAGCTATGCATCGATCGACATCACGCGAGCCACCGATCGCGACTGCGCAATCGTGAGAGCGACCGTTCGTGTGACGGAGCGCACCGGCGCCGAAATGGAAGCCCTCACCGCGGCCTCAGTCGCATTGCTGACGCTGTACGACATGGCGAAGGCGCTTCAGAAAGATATGCGAATCGAAGCAGTTCGCCTGCGCAAGAAAACCGGGGGAAAAAGCGGCGATCTAGAACTCCCCTGA
- a CDS encoding beta-lactamase family protein, producing MLRTPHTAFLFLVLATLALAGCARDKPLRANPASLGFVPDTNVGLDVLLNQAVRDGSVPGAVLSVARDGRILYERAVGYRDPSGKHPLPMTRATLFDVASLTKPVATAPATLLLNCHQHLSLTDPAGPFTPRELLLHTSGLNAYIDWRDLQALGKGSSPAESILAASVNAREIPDGRGYFAYSNLGYVILASVDEDAAGESLESFLRRELWDPLGMTHTTFYPPTPTKENRIVFARTSDDQQPGRPFDPLADYILSVYENRCPGHSGLFSTAGDLTIYCQALLQPRTFHVESLDCLSKQLISNPVDLGSWDGEGALVLSTGKVRRTLGFAIDPRVEGDAALFHTGYTGTAIWLNRETGVSVVLLTNAVYTGDDRWQTLMREVIALVQRNTL from the coding sequence ATGCTTCGCACGCCCCACACAGCCTTCCTGTTCCTTGTCTTAGCAACCCTCGCGCTAGCCGGATGCGCACGAGATAAGCCGCTTCGCGCCAATCCGGCATCCCTGGGGTTTGTGCCCGACACCAACGTCGGGCTGGATGTGCTGCTGAACCAGGCGGTTCGGGATGGCTCTGTTCCCGGTGCTGTTCTCTCCGTCGCGCGCGATGGGCGAATTCTCTATGAGCGCGCCGTTGGCTATCGGGATCCTTCCGGCAAGCATCCTCTCCCAATGACCCGCGCGACGTTGTTCGACGTCGCCTCGCTGACAAAGCCCGTCGCCACGGCCCCCGCGACTCTGCTGCTCAACTGCCACCAGCATCTGTCACTCACCGATCCCGCCGGGCCATTCACGCCGCGCGAACTGCTCCTCCACACCTCCGGGCTGAACGCCTACATCGACTGGCGCGACCTGCAGGCTCTTGGTAAGGGCAGTTCACCGGCGGAGAGCATCCTGGCCGCGTCTGTGAATGCGCGCGAAATCCCCGACGGGCGCGGCTACTTCGCGTACAGCAACCTCGGTTACGTCATCCTGGCGAGCGTCGACGAGGACGCCGCCGGCGAGAGCCTCGAGTCTTTTCTGCGCCGTGAGCTCTGGGATCCTCTCGGCATGACGCACACCACCTTCTATCCTCCCACGCCCACCAAAGAGAATAGGATCGTCTTTGCGCGCACCAGCGACGACCAGCAGCCCGGCCGCCCCTTCGATCCGCTCGCCGACTACATTCTCTCCGTCTACGAGAATCGCTGCCCCGGGCACAGTGGCCTCTTCTCAACCGCCGGCGACTTGACGATCTACTGCCAGGCTCTTCTGCAGCCACGGACCTTTCATGTCGAATCCCTCGATTGCCTCTCCAAGCAACTGATCTCCAATCCGGTCGATCTTGGCAGTTGGGACGGCGAGGGCGCGCTTGTGCTTTCCACCGGGAAGGTTCGTCGGACGCTCGGATTCGCTATCGATCCGCGAGTCGAAGGCGATGCGGCCCTCTTCCACACAGGGTACACTGGAACGGCGATCTGGTTGAATCGCGAAACGGGCGTGTCGGTTGTCTTGCTGACAAACGCGGTCTACACCGGCGATGATCGTTGGCAGACGCTGATGCGCGAAGTCATTGCTCTCGTGCAGCGCAACACACTCTGA
- the lon gene encoding endopeptidase La — protein MVSKSDDILPIKPLETHQEGIPFPEQVPILPTNNPIVFPHMIAPVILEDEAMKGPIDDVLQGDRLIGLFPTLPSETDEDEQEATLFRVGTLCAVLRMLKIPDGTMRLLVHGAARIKIEEIVQQEPYPIARIKRLDEREVEDMEVEALKKQTLDTLRRAVDLANLPEDLFVAALNVEDAGKLADLVATNTNLNQEQQREILAEMNTKRRLRKVFEMLTREVQVMEIGSNISEKVRESVDKNQREFFLREQIKALQTELGEQDPHQQEMNELRLRLEQKAMPDHARETAEKELGRLAVLAPQAAEYSVIRTYLDWILDLPWEEKTDDHIDLQKAAKILDEDHYGLEKVKERILEFLAVIRLKGGDLKGPILCLVGPPGVGKTSLGRSIARATGRHFNRFSLGGMRDEAEIRGHRRTYIGAMPGRIIKALKEAGTINPLIMLDEVDKLGADFRGDPASALLEVLDPEQNDTFADHYMDMPVDLSKVMFITTANSLDTIPGPLRDRMEIIRLAGYTLEEKVEIAKRFLVPREIGNNGLKKSEISFHLAALRHMVDNYTNEAGVRSLQKQIASICRKVARLNAEQDSADEAAGKKLRKHKRIPVDADKVEEFLGPPRGYKEVAERMGRPGVAVGLAWTPVGGEILFIECTRFPGKGNLRLTGQLGDVMKESATAAMTYLRSNLDLIGVEDKEFSEYDFHLHVPAGATPKDGPSAGVGMVSVLASLVTGRRVNDYLAMTGEITLRGSVLPIGGVKEKCLAAYRAGIKDVCLPGKNKNDLEDVPEQVRKAVDFHFVDRIEELLPLALEGGSKKPSRKKGKRKK, from the coding sequence ATCGTGAGCAAGTCCGACGACATTCTGCCGATCAAGCCGTTGGAAACGCACCAGGAGGGCATCCCCTTCCCGGAGCAGGTCCCCATTCTGCCGACGAACAACCCGATCGTCTTCCCGCATATGATCGCGCCCGTGATCCTGGAAGACGAAGCCATGAAGGGTCCCATCGACGACGTGCTGCAAGGCGATCGCCTGATTGGCCTGTTTCCGACGCTTCCGAGTGAAACAGACGAAGACGAGCAGGAAGCCACGCTCTTTCGTGTCGGGACGCTCTGCGCCGTCCTGCGAATGCTGAAGATTCCCGACGGAACGATGCGTTTGCTCGTGCATGGTGCGGCCCGCATCAAGATCGAAGAAATCGTTCAGCAGGAGCCCTATCCGATCGCGCGCATCAAGCGACTCGACGAGCGTGAAGTCGAGGACATGGAAGTCGAGGCGCTCAAGAAGCAGACTCTCGATACATTGCGCCGCGCCGTCGATCTGGCGAATCTGCCGGAGGATTTGTTTGTTGCCGCACTGAACGTCGAGGACGCCGGAAAGCTGGCCGACCTCGTTGCGACAAACACGAATCTGAACCAGGAACAGCAGCGCGAGATTCTCGCCGAGATGAACACAAAGCGTCGTCTCCGCAAGGTCTTCGAGATGCTGACGCGCGAAGTCCAGGTGATGGAGATCGGCTCCAACATCTCGGAGAAGGTCCGCGAAAGCGTCGACAAGAACCAGCGCGAATTCTTCCTGCGTGAGCAGATCAAAGCGCTGCAGACCGAACTCGGCGAGCAGGATCCTCATCAGCAGGAAATGAATGAACTGCGCCTTCGCCTCGAACAGAAGGCGATGCCCGATCATGCACGCGAGACCGCCGAGAAGGAACTCGGACGCCTCGCCGTGTTGGCTCCGCAGGCAGCCGAGTACAGCGTCATTCGCACGTACCTCGATTGGATTCTTGACCTGCCGTGGGAAGAGAAGACTGACGACCACATCGATCTGCAGAAAGCCGCGAAGATCCTGGACGAGGACCACTACGGCCTTGAGAAAGTCAAAGAGCGTATCCTCGAATTCCTCGCCGTGATTCGTCTGAAGGGCGGCGACCTTAAGGGCCCGATCCTGTGCCTGGTCGGTCCTCCGGGAGTTGGCAAGACCAGCCTTGGGCGCTCCATCGCGCGCGCCACCGGCCGGCATTTCAATCGCTTCTCGCTCGGCGGCATGCGGGACGAGGCCGAAATCCGTGGTCATCGCCGGACTTACATCGGAGCAATGCCTGGCCGCATCATCAAGGCCCTCAAGGAAGCTGGAACGATCAATCCCCTGATCATGCTCGACGAAGTTGACAAACTCGGCGCTGATTTCCGCGGAGATCCGGCCTCCGCCCTGCTCGAGGTTCTCGACCCCGAACAGAACGACACCTTTGCCGATCACTATATGGATATGCCCGTGGATCTCAGCAAGGTCATGTTTATTACGACAGCGAACTCGCTCGACACAATCCCCGGTCCGCTGCGCGATCGCATGGAGATCATCCGTCTCGCCGGCTATACGCTCGAAGAGAAAGTCGAAATCGCGAAGCGCTTTCTCGTGCCTCGCGAAATCGGGAACAACGGCCTGAAGAAGTCGGAGATATCATTCCATCTGGCCGCACTGCGGCACATGGTCGACAACTACACGAACGAAGCAGGCGTGCGTTCGCTGCAGAAACAAATCGCTTCGATCTGTCGCAAGGTTGCGCGCCTGAACGCCGAGCAGGACAGCGCCGACGAAGCAGCCGGCAAGAAGCTTCGCAAGCACAAGCGCATCCCCGTGGATGCGGACAAAGTCGAAGAGTTCCTCGGCCCGCCGCGGGGCTACAAAGAAGTCGCCGAACGCATGGGACGTCCGGGCGTTGCCGTCGGGCTCGCATGGACGCCGGTTGGTGGAGAGATTCTCTTCATCGAATGCACGCGCTTCCCTGGAAAAGGCAACCTGCGCCTGACGGGGCAACTCGGCGACGTGATGAAAGAGTCCGCCACCGCCGCGATGACTTACCTGCGCTCGAATCTTGACCTGATCGGAGTCGAAGATAAAGAGTTCTCCGAATATGACTTCCACTTGCACGTGCCCGCCGGTGCCACGCCCAAGGACGGTCCCTCTGCCGGCGTCGGCATGGTGTCCGTGCTGGCGTCACTTGTCACGGGCCGTCGCGTGAATGATTATCTTGCCATGACAGGCGAGATCACCCTGCGCGGCAGCGTCTTGCCCATCGGTGGTGTGAAGGAAAAGTGCCTTGCGGCCTATCGCGCCGGCATCAAGGACGTTTGCCTGCCGGGCAAGAACAAGAACGACCTGGAAGACGTTCCCGAGCAGGTACGCAAAGCCGTGGACTTCCACTTCGTCGATCGAATCGAGGAATTGCTCCCCCTGGCACTCGAGGGGGGCTCCAAGAAGCCGAGCAGGAAGAAGGGGAAGCGTAAGAAGTAG
- a CDS encoding sigma-54 dependent transcriptional regulator encodes MATSKIRLLFIDDDKNFRKVTAFALREAGYEVTTAANGQEGLEALAANRPDVVLCDVKMPVMDGIEFLAAVKERIQDPPPVIVVTAFGSIENAVDAMTAGASDYVTKPVNRDALRFAIERVTESSRLRRENRLLREKVGGRPTADRMIGTSPAIKKLRETLQRLAESEATVLLRGESGVGKELAARALHFDGPRSASGQFVVLNCAAIPGELLESELFGHRKGSFTGAVVDHTGKFEAAHNGTLFLDEIGDMPMALQAKLLRALQEGEVTPIGENKARRVDVRVVAATNQPLEARVEEGAFRQDLYYRLAVVPVELPPLRARRDDLPMLVKHFLARYGAPGAGISDDAMEEMKAHNWPGNIRELENVIARACALRPGLETLEASDLAIGRGPKAPGQSNLLAGGGIEIPDEGVEFEEIERQLLEAAWEKSQHNQKKGAELLNLPRQAFIYRLQKYGIIPQYGDKTKAEAR; translated from the coding sequence ATGGCCACGTCAAAAATCCGCCTGCTCTTCATCGACGACGACAAGAATTTCCGCAAGGTCACGGCCTTCGCCCTGCGCGAGGCAGGCTATGAGGTGACCACGGCTGCCAACGGACAGGAGGGCCTGGAGGCTCTCGCCGCGAATCGCCCGGACGTGGTACTTTGCGATGTGAAAATGCCAGTCATGGACGGGATCGAGTTCCTGGCGGCCGTGAAGGAGCGCATCCAGGATCCACCGCCCGTGATCGTGGTGACGGCATTCGGGAGTATCGAGAACGCGGTGGATGCGATGACGGCCGGCGCGTCGGACTACGTGACCAAGCCGGTGAATCGCGATGCGTTGCGATTCGCGATCGAGCGCGTCACGGAGAGCAGCCGGCTGCGGCGCGAGAACAGGCTGCTGCGGGAGAAGGTCGGCGGTCGCCCGACGGCCGATCGAATGATCGGCACCTCGCCGGCGATCAAGAAGCTGCGCGAGACGCTTCAGCGCCTGGCGGAGTCGGAAGCCACGGTGCTGCTGCGTGGCGAGTCCGGCGTGGGCAAGGAATTGGCCGCGCGAGCGTTGCACTTCGATGGACCGCGGTCGGCCTCGGGGCAGTTCGTGGTTCTCAACTGCGCGGCGATTCCGGGCGAGTTGCTCGAGTCTGAGTTGTTCGGCCATCGAAAAGGCTCGTTCACGGGCGCCGTCGTGGATCACACGGGAAAGTTCGAGGCGGCCCACAACGGAACGCTGTTTCTGGATGAAATCGGCGACATGCCAATGGCGCTTCAGGCGAAGTTGCTCCGCGCGTTGCAGGAAGGCGAGGTGACGCCGATCGGCGAGAACAAGGCTCGCCGCGTGGATGTGCGTGTGGTGGCGGCGACGAATCAGCCGCTGGAAGCGCGCGTCGAGGAAGGCGCGTTCCGCCAGGACTTGTACTATCGCCTGGCCGTTGTGCCGGTGGAATTGCCGCCGTTGCGAGCGCGCCGGGACGATCTGCCGATGTTGGTGAAGCATTTTCTGGCGCGGTATGGAGCTCCTGGCGCGGGAATTTCCGACGACGCGATGGAAGAGATGAAGGCCCACAACTGGCCTGGGAATATTCGCGAGTTGGAGAACGTGATCGCGCGGGCGTGCGCTCTAAGGCCGGGGCTGGAAACGTTGGAGGCAAGCGATCTGGCGATCGGCCGTGGGCCCAAGGCGCCGGGACAATCGAATCTCCTGGCGGGCGGCGGGATCGAGATTCCCGACGAAGGCGTGGAGTTTGAAGAAATCGAGCGGCAACTCCTCGAAGCGGCTTGGGAGAAGAGTCAGCACAATCAGAAGAAGGGCGCGGAGTTGTTGAATCTCCCCCGCCAGGCATTCATTTACCGACTGCAGAAGTACGGGATTATTCCCCAATACGGCGACAAGACGAAAGCAGAAGCAAGATGA
- a CDS encoding Hsp20/alpha crystallin family protein: MSESKKRRHPSRPSGGPFDPLATPVRPWFSLAGQPWVPQTDVAESEEFILIRMEVAGISMDELSVTQEEQTIVVQGYRSPPPREEHCSYQLMEIQYGPFERVFEFPASLELEEITATYDAGFLNIRIRKTAKAPRKPISLRIKVQEES; this comes from the coding sequence ATGAGCGAAAGCAAGAAACGCCGACACCCGTCCCGTCCCTCCGGCGGGCCGTTCGACCCCCTCGCGACGCCTGTTCGGCCATGGTTCTCCCTAGCCGGCCAGCCCTGGGTCCCCCAGACCGACGTCGCTGAATCCGAGGAGTTTATCCTCATCCGGATGGAGGTCGCCGGCATCTCGATGGACGAGTTGTCCGTCACTCAGGAGGAGCAGACGATCGTCGTCCAGGGCTATCGCTCTCCACCGCCCCGAGAGGAACACTGCAGTTACCAATTGATGGAGATTCAGTACGGCCCCTTCGAACGCGTCTTCGAGTTCCCCGCGTCCCTGGAACTGGAGGAAATCACCGCCACGTACGATGCCGGCTTTTTGAATATCCGCATCCGAAAGACTGCCAAGGCACCGCGCAAACCCATCTCTCTTCGTATCAAGGTTCAGGAGGAATCGTGA
- the hisI gene encoding phosphoribosyl-AMP cyclohydrolase gives MRVSTEELIDLVKFDDRGLVPAICQDAETGEVLMMAWMNRESLALTLEKRTACYWSRSRQKLWLKGESSGHVQKVKDVRLDCDADCVLIRVEQEGPACHTGFRSCFYRHVEDGEWRDDGERLVTQEAMDRKYGRS, from the coding sequence TTGCGCGTGAGCACCGAAGAGCTGATCGATCTCGTCAAATTCGACGACCGGGGACTCGTTCCCGCCATCTGCCAGGACGCCGAGACCGGCGAAGTTCTTATGATGGCCTGGATGAATCGCGAGAGCCTTGCTCTCACCCTCGAGAAGCGCACGGCCTGCTATTGGTCCCGCTCGCGCCAGAAGCTCTGGTTGAAGGGCGAATCCAGCGGCCACGTCCAGAAAGTCAAGGACGTGCGGCTCGACTGTGACGCGGACTGTGTGTTGATTCGGGTGGAACAGGAAGGGCCCGCGTGTCACACTGGTTTCCGCTCCTGCTTCTATCGCCATGTCGAAGACGGCGAGTGGCGCGACGACGGCGAACGTCTCGTGACACAGGAAGCAATGGACCGCAAATACGGGCGCTCCTGA